A window of the Pongo abelii isolate AG06213 chromosome 10, NHGRI_mPonAbe1-v2.0_pri, whole genome shotgun sequence genome harbors these coding sequences:
- the ZCRB1 gene encoding zinc finger CCHC-type and RNA-binding motif-containing protein 1 isoform X3: MQKWVTIMKDKDTRKSKGVAFILFLDKDSAQNCTRAINNKQLFGRVIKASIAIDNGRAAEFIRRRNYFDKSKCYECGESGHLSYACPKNVLGEREPPKKKEKKKKKKAPEPEEEIEEVEESEDEGEDPALDSLSQAIAFQQAKIEEEQKKWKPSSGGPSTSDDSRRPRIKKSTYFSDEEELSD, from the exons ATGCAAAAATG GGTTACCATAATGAAAGATAAAGATACCAGGAAGAGTAAAGGggttgcatttattttatttttggataaaGACTCTGCACAAAACTGTACCAGGGCAATAAACAACAAACAG ttaTTTGGTAGAGTGATAAAAGCAAGCATTGCTATTGACAATGGAAGAGCAGCTGAGTTCATCCGAAGGCGAAACTACTTTGATAAATCTAAGTGTTATGAATGTGGG GAAAGTGGACACTTAAGTTATGCCTGTCCGAAAAATGTGCTTGGAGAACGTGAGCctccaaagaagaaagaaaaaaagaaaaaaaagaaagcgcCTGAACCAGAAGAAGAAAT tGAGGAAGTAGAAGAAAGTGAAGATGAAGGGGAAGATCCTGCTCTTGACAGCCTCAGTCAGGCCATAGCATTCCAG CAAGCCAaaattgaagaagaacaaaaaaaatggaaacccaGTTCAGGAGGCCCCTCAACATCAGATGATTCAAGACGCCCAAGGATAAAGAAAAGCACATATTTCAGTGATGAGGAAGAACTTAGTGATTAA